In Lepus europaeus isolate LE1 chromosome 8, mLepTim1.pri, whole genome shotgun sequence, a single genomic region encodes these proteins:
- the LOC133765699 gene encoding UDP-glucuronosyltransferase 2B14-like isoform X1 has product MSVKHISVLLLLLQLSYFFSSGSCGKVLVWHVEYSHWLNIKTILDTLVQRGHEVTVLRSSASILIDPNEPPGIKFETFPTSYAKEEMKDFFMYWINNALYNMSLDSYWDHFFILEKFFPKYSDVYENICRDIILNKKLMTKLQESKFDVVLADAINPGAELLAELLKVPFVYSLRFFPGYTMEKYSGGLHVPPSYVPIILSGLTGRMTFMERVQNMLCLLYFDFWFQTFNERRWDKFYSEVLGRPVRFSELVGKADMWLIRSYWDLEFPRPLLPNFEFVGGLHCKPAKPLPKEMEDFVQSSGEEGIVVFSLGSMVSNMTEERANMFATAFAQLPQKVLWRFNGKKPETLGPNTRIYKWIPQNDLLGHPKTKAFITHGGTSGIYEAIHHGIPMVGIPLFGEQPDNIAHMKAKGAAVRVDWKTMSNANLLSALKAVINNPFYKENVMRLSRIHHDQPVKPLDRAVFWIEYVMRHKGAKHLRVAAHDLTWFQYYSLDVIGFLLACVTIITFLILKCFLFVCQKFVVTGNKKKRD; this is encoded by the exons ATGTCTGTAAAACACATCtcagttctgctgctgctgctacagcTGAGTTACTTCTTCAGCTCTGGGAGTTGTGGGAAGGTGCTAGTGTGGCATGTGGAGTACAGTCATTGGCTCAATATAAAAACAATCCTGGACACACTTGTCCAGCGAGGTCATGAAGTAACTGTTCTGAGATCTTCAGCTTCTATTTTAATTGATCCCAATGAACCACCTGGAATTAAATTTGAAACTTTTCCTACATCGTATGCTAAAGAGGAAATGAAGGATTTTTTCATGTATTGGATCAATAATGCACTATATAATATGTCACTAGATTCATATTGGGATCATTTTTTCATACTGGAAAAATTCTTTCCAAAATATTCTGATGTTTATGAAAATATCTGCAGAGACATAATTTTGAACAAGAAACTCATGACAAAACTGCAGGAATCGAAGTTCGATGTTGTCCTTGCAGATGCCATCAATCCTGGAGCTGAGCTGCTGGCTGAACTGCTCAAAGTGCCCTTCGTGTACAGCCTCCGCTTCTTTCCGGGCTACACTATGGAGAAGTACAGCGGAGGGCTGCATGTGCCTCCTTCCTACGTACCTATTATCCTGTCAGGTTTAACTGGCCGAATGACATTCATGGAGAGAGTTCAAAATATGCTATGCTTGCTTTATTTTGACTTTTGGTTCCAAACTTTTAATGAGAGGAGATGGGATAAGTTTTACAGTGAAGTACTAG GAAGACCTGTTAGATTCTCTGAGCTAGTGGGGAAAGCTGATATGTGGCTCATTCGAAGCTATTGGGATTTGGAGTTTCCCCGCCCCCTCTTACCAAACTTTGAATTTGTTGGAGGGCTCCATTGCAAACCTGCCAAACCTCTTCCTAAG GAAATGGAAGACTTTGTTCAGAGCTCTGGAGAAGAGGGAATTGTGGTGTTTTCCCTGGGGTCCATGGTCAGCAACATGACAGAAGAAAGGGCAAATATGTTTGCAACTGCTTTTGCCCAGCTTCCACAAAAG GTTCTTTGGAGATTTAATGGGAAGAAACCAGAAACTTTGGGACCCAATACTCGGATTTATAAGTGGATCCCCCAGAATGACCTTCTTG GTCATCCAAAAACCAAGGCATTTATAACTCATGGTGGAACCAGTGGCATTTATGAGGCAATTCACCATGGCATCCCTATGGTGGGCATTCCTTTGTTTGGGGAGCAACCTGATAATATTGCCCACATGAAAGCCAAGGGAGCAGCTGTCAGAGTGGACTGGAAAACAATGTCAAATGCAAATTTGCTCAGTGCTTTAAAGGCAGTGATTAACAATCCTTT CTACAAAGAGAATGTTATGAGATTATCAAGGATTCACCATGATCAGCCTGTGAAGCCCCTGGACCGAGCAGTCTTCTGGATCGAGTACGTCATGCGCCATAAAGGAGCCAAACACCTTCGGGTTGCAGCCCATGACCTCACCTGGTTCCAGTACTACTCCCTGGAtgtcattgggttcctgctggcTTGTGTCACAATCATTACTTTCCTTATcctaaaatgttttttgtttgtttgtcaaaAGTTTGTTGTGacaggaaataagaaaaagagagactaA
- the LOC133765699 gene encoding UDP-glucuronosyltransferase 2B14-like isoform X2: MSVKHISVLLLLLQLSYFFSSGSCGKVLVWHVEYSHWLNIKTILDTLVQRGHEVTVLRSSASILIDPNEPPGIKFETFPTSYAKEEMKDFFMYWINNALYNMSLDSYWDHFFILEKFFPKYSDVYENICRDIILNKKLMTKLQESKFDVVLADAINPGAELLAELLKVPFVYSLRFFPGYTMEKYSGGLHVPPSYVPIILSGLTGRMTFMERVQNMLCLLYFDFWFQTFNERRWDKFYSEVLGKPVRFSELVGKADMWLIRSYWDLEFPRPLLPNFEFVGGLHCKPAKPLPKEMEDFVQSSGEEGIVVFSLGSMVSNMTEERANMFATAFAQLPQKVLWRFNGKKPETLGPNTRIYKWIPQNDLLGHPKTKAFITHGGTSGIYEAIHHGIPMVGIPLFGEQPDNIAHMKAKGAAVRVDWKTMSNANLLSALKAVINNPFYKENVMRLSRIHHDQPVKPLDRAVFWIEYVMRHKGAKHLRVAAHDLTWFQYYSLDVIGFLLACVTIITFLILKCFLFVCQKFVVTGNKKKRD; this comes from the exons ATGTCTGTAAAACACATCtcagttctgctgctgctgctacagcTGAGTTACTTCTTCAGCTCTGGGAGTTGTGGGAAGGTGCTAGTGTGGCATGTGGAGTACAGTCATTGGCTCAATATAAAAACAATCCTGGACACACTTGTCCAGCGAGGTCATGAAGTAACTGTTCTGAGATCTTCAGCTTCTATTTTAATTGATCCCAATGAACCACCTGGAATTAAATTTGAAACTTTTCCTACATCGTATGCTAAAGAGGAAATGAAGGATTTTTTCATGTATTGGATCAATAATGCACTATATAATATGTCACTAGATTCATATTGGGATCATTTTTTCATACTGGAAAAATTCTTTCCAAAATATTCTGATGTTTATGAAAATATCTGCAGAGACATAATTTTGAACAAGAAACTCATGACAAAACTGCAGGAATCGAAGTTCGATGTTGTCCTTGCAGATGCCATCAATCCTGGAGCTGAGCTGCTGGCTGAACTGCTCAAAGTGCCCTTCGTGTACAGCCTCCGCTTCTTTCCGGGCTACACTATGGAGAAGTACAGCGGAGGGCTGCATGTGCCTCCTTCCTACGTACCTATTATCCTGTCAGGTTTAACTGGCCGAATGACATTCATGGAGAGAGTTCAAAATATGCTATGCTTGCTTTATTTTGACTTTTGGTTCCAAACTTTTAATGAGAGGAGATGGGATAAGTTTTACAGTGAAGTACTAGGTAA ACCTGTTAGATTCTCTGAGCTAGTGGGGAAAGCTGATATGTGGCTCATTCGAAGCTATTGGGATTTGGAGTTTCCCCGCCCCCTCTTACCAAACTTTGAATTTGTTGGAGGGCTCCATTGCAAACCTGCCAAACCTCTTCCTAAG GAAATGGAAGACTTTGTTCAGAGCTCTGGAGAAGAGGGAATTGTGGTGTTTTCCCTGGGGTCCATGGTCAGCAACATGACAGAAGAAAGGGCAAATATGTTTGCAACTGCTTTTGCCCAGCTTCCACAAAAG GTTCTTTGGAGATTTAATGGGAAGAAACCAGAAACTTTGGGACCCAATACTCGGATTTATAAGTGGATCCCCCAGAATGACCTTCTTG GTCATCCAAAAACCAAGGCATTTATAACTCATGGTGGAACCAGTGGCATTTATGAGGCAATTCACCATGGCATCCCTATGGTGGGCATTCCTTTGTTTGGGGAGCAACCTGATAATATTGCCCACATGAAAGCCAAGGGAGCAGCTGTCAGAGTGGACTGGAAAACAATGTCAAATGCAAATTTGCTCAGTGCTTTAAAGGCAGTGATTAACAATCCTTT CTACAAAGAGAATGTTATGAGATTATCAAGGATTCACCATGATCAGCCTGTGAAGCCCCTGGACCGAGCAGTCTTCTGGATCGAGTACGTCATGCGCCATAAAGGAGCCAAACACCTTCGGGTTGCAGCCCATGACCTCACCTGGTTCCAGTACTACTCCCTGGAtgtcattgggttcctgctggcTTGTGTCACAATCATTACTTTCCTTATcctaaaatgttttttgtttgtttgtcaaaAGTTTGTTGTGacaggaaataagaaaaagagagactaA